A DNA window from Ornithinimicrobium humiphilum contains the following coding sequences:
- a CDS encoding SseB family protein, translating to MTHRFSGHDPAAGTDTGGTPWQGRTLTGTGFDSDTGEADARLAELLAQEAPDPAELVAAVAAARLLVPIVAVPGRIDDSSGIPVDATSDMASVTLVAPDGQRALPAFTSTAALAAWDPTARPVPVTAQRAALAAVQEGCDVIPIDLAPPPGPAACTLRPSMVWALATGRTWVPAHLDEHVAAAVAAAVADEPAVSGHGLEAGAGDALQVSLVLRPGLGQADVQALVTRVGERLAADGETRARIDALAFRLRAS from the coding sequence ATGACCCACCGCTTCAGCGGCCACGACCCGGCGGCCGGCACCGACACCGGTGGGACCCCCTGGCAGGGGCGGACCCTCACCGGGACCGGCTTCGACTCCGACACCGGCGAGGCCGACGCGCGCCTGGCCGAGCTCCTGGCGCAGGAGGCGCCCGACCCTGCCGAGCTGGTCGCGGCGGTCGCGGCGGCGAGGCTTCTCGTGCCGATCGTCGCGGTGCCCGGGAGGATCGACGACTCCAGCGGCATCCCGGTCGACGCCACGAGCGACATGGCGTCCGTCACCCTCGTCGCCCCCGACGGGCAGCGCGCGCTCCCGGCCTTCACCAGCACGGCCGCGCTGGCGGCGTGGGACCCCACCGCCCGACCCGTGCCGGTCACCGCGCAGCGGGCGGCCCTCGCGGCCGTCCAGGAGGGCTGCGACGTCATCCCCATCGACCTCGCCCCGCCGCCCGGCCCGGCCGCCTGCACGCTGCGGCCGTCCATGGTCTGGGCGCTGGCGACCGGGCGCACCTGGGTGCCCGCGCACCTCGACGAGCACGTCGCGGCCGCCGTGGCCGCGGCCGTTGCCGACGAGCCGGCGGTCAGCGGGCACGGTCTCGAGGCCGGCGCCGGCGATGCGCTGCAGGTCAGCCTCGTGCTGCGCCCCGGGCTCGGTCAGGCCGACGTCCAGGCGCTCGTCACCCGGGTGGGGGAGCGGCTCGCCGCCGACGGCGAGACCCGCGCCCGGATCGACGCCCTCGCCTTCCGGCTGCGCGCGTCCTGA
- a CDS encoding HisA/HisF-related TIM barrel protein: MSGTFELLPAVDVAGRRAVQVVDGTDDDPLTVARRWVEQGATWVHLVDLDRAYRRGADLPFLADLVARLEVPVQLSGGLDSPAAVAEALGSGARRINLAATALRDLTWVAELVGEHGDRIAVGVDVAGDRVVARGSGEEIGPLDVVLDDLAEALAGTTPGAFVVADASRDGRLAGADRDLFATAAARLPGPVVASGGVAGLDDLLVLRDAGVSGAVLGAALHSGRFTLPDALEALR, encoded by the coding sequence GTGAGCGGCACCTTCGAGCTGCTGCCCGCCGTCGACGTCGCGGGACGCCGGGCGGTCCAGGTCGTCGACGGCACCGACGACGACCCGCTGACCGTGGCCCGACGGTGGGTCGAGCAGGGCGCCACGTGGGTGCACCTGGTCGACCTCGACCGCGCCTACCGCCGGGGCGCCGACCTGCCCTTCCTCGCCGACCTGGTTGCCCGCCTCGAGGTGCCGGTGCAGCTCTCCGGTGGCCTCGACTCGCCCGCCGCCGTCGCAGAGGCCCTCGGCAGCGGTGCCCGACGGATCAACCTGGCCGCCACCGCCCTGCGCGACCTGACCTGGGTCGCCGAGCTCGTCGGGGAGCACGGCGACCGGATCGCCGTCGGCGTCGACGTGGCCGGCGACCGGGTCGTGGCCCGCGGCAGCGGGGAGGAGATCGGGCCGCTCGACGTCGTCCTCGACGACCTCGCCGAGGCGCTGGCGGGCACGACGCCAGGTGCCTTCGTTGTGGCCGACGCCTCCCGCGACGGGCGGCTGGCCGGTGCCGACCGCGACCTCTTCGCCACCGCCGCCGCGCGCCTGCCCGGCCCGGTCGTGGCCTCGGGCGGCGTGGCCGGCCTCGACGACCTGCTCGTGCTGCGCGACGCCGGGGTGTCCGGCGCCGTGCTCGGCGCGGCCCTGCACTCCGGCAGGTTCACCCTGCCCGACGCCCTGGAGGCACTGCGATGA